One genomic segment of Acaryochloris marina S15 includes these proteins:
- a CDS encoding YlqD family protein, translated as MLTQDRPTQPKPELWVESPSSSQLFLKRLILVKAIVTPLWKDEARQQLQSQADQLDEQLGQLDAQVQQMVGELSQHTVQIHPEGSSIAQTQTQIQGIQAQANERKGELLEQKTQVLQQLEQIETLELGEEVEQGQVDNFFYAKQGDHLIRKMQVEVVIRDGVIEEIRGEL; from the coding sequence ATGCTTACCCAAGATAGACCCACTCAACCAAAACCTGAACTGTGGGTTGAGTCTCCATCCTCAAGTCAACTTTTTCTCAAACGCCTGATCCTCGTGAAGGCCATTGTTACCCCCTTGTGGAAAGACGAAGCCCGTCAACAGCTCCAATCGCAAGCTGACCAACTGGATGAACAGCTAGGCCAACTGGATGCCCAAGTTCAACAAATGGTTGGGGAGCTGAGCCAGCATACTGTCCAAATCCATCCAGAGGGCAGCTCCATTGCCCAGACCCAGACTCAAATCCAAGGTATCCAGGCCCAGGCCAATGAGCGTAAGGGCGAACTGCTGGAGCAAAAGACTCAGGTCTTGCAACAACTGGAGCAGATCGAAACTTTGGAGTTGGGCGAGGAAGTTGAGCAAGGCCAGGTCGATAACTTCTTCTATGCCAAGCAAGGCGACCATCTGATTCGCAAGATGCAGGTTGAGGTTGTGATCCGCGACGGCGTGATTGAAGAGATTCGGGGGGAGCTGTAA